The Artemia franciscana chromosome 11, ASM3288406v1, whole genome shotgun sequence genome has a segment encoding these proteins:
- the LOC136032586 gene encoding uncharacterized protein LOC136032586: MEVQQPSINWDATSLADEWNRFEQHARLMLIGPLAEKTEKSQCAYLLIWMGEKGQEIFNTFEMEKSEANKIGPLIKNFKDDASPKKNTVFARYIFQKKDQLENESIERYITELKTLAKPCLYTEQDEMIRDQIVCGIRNQAVREKLLAEGDPLTLESAVSRCRTYKTTHAQLKSFSGSKPISIKQEVNAITRGPSRNSFRNQKASVNNHTKGREYYFCGGSYSTNHACPAKEKICTQCKKPNHLARVCRSNKNVNTIDEETESFREAVDDQETIFLYAIDKSSGKDEALVALTLNNQLSVNFKIDTGAQANVIPKNIFDKIQIRKDPAMAWEQTSVVMER; the protein is encoded by the coding sequence ATGGAAGTCCAACAACCATCCATCAACTGGGATGCCACCTCCTTGGCAGATGAATGGAATCGATTTGAACAGCATGCCCGGTTGATGCTTATAGGACCGCTGgcagaaaagacagaaaaatctCAGTGTGCCTACCTGCTTATCTGGATGGGAGAAAAGGGACAAGAGATCTTCAATACTTTCGAAATGGAAAAGAGTGAAGCCAACAAAATTGGACCCCTTATCAAAAACTTTAAAGACGATGCAAGCCCAAAGAAAAACACTGTGTTTGCAAGATACATCTTCCAGAAGAAGGACCAGTTAGAAAACGAAAGTATTGAAAGGTACATCACAGAATTAAAAACATTGGCCAAACCATGTCTGTACACAGAACAAGATGAAATGATTCGTGACCAAATTGTCTGTGGAATTAGAAACCAAGCTGTTCGAGAGAAACTGTTAGCGGAAGGTGACCCATTAACTCTTGAGAGTGCAGTGTCAAGATGTAGAACCTACAAAACAACCCACGCTCAGCTAAAATCTTTCAGTGGTAGTAAACCAATATCTATCAAGCAGGAAGTTAATGCAATCACACGTGGTCCAAGCCGGAATAGCTTCCGAAATCAGAAAGCTTCTGTTAATAACCACACCAAGGGTAGAGAATACTATTTTTGTGGTGGATCTTACTCGACCAATCATGCATGTCCAGCGAAGGAGAAAATATGTACACAGTGCAAGAAGCCAAACCACCTCGCAAGGGTCTGTCGCAGCAACAAAAACGTAAACACCATTGATGAAGAAACTGAGTCATTCAGAGAGGCAGTCGATGATCAAGAAACAATTTTCTTGTATGCCATTGACAAAAGTAGTGGCAAAGATGAAGCGCTTGTCGCACTGACCTTAAACAACCAGCTTTCAGTCAACTTCAAAATTGACACAGGAGCCCAAGCAAATGTCATTCCCAAAAACATTTTCGACAAGATCCAGATTCGAAAAGATCCAGCCATGGCTTGGGAGCAAACCTCTGTAGTGATGGAGAGGTAG